A part of Melittangium boletus DSM 14713 genomic DNA contains:
- the trmFO gene encoding methylenetetrahydrofolate--tRNA-(uracil(54)-C(5))-methyltransferase (FADH(2)-oxidizing) TrmFO — protein MKFQRVTVIGGGLAGSECAWQLARRGVPVTLREMKPQRRSPAHKTDAFAELVCSNSLRSDNPESAIGLLHAELRALSSVILGSADAHRVPAGDALAVERDAFSAAVTRAVHEAPGVEVVAGEVDALPEGVVVVATGPLTSDALTKELERYVGEKLYFYDSIAPIVSGDSIDMNIAFRASRYGKGGGDDYINLPLNEAEYTRFIAEVKAGQKLEPHAFEEPRYFEGCLPIEVMVERGDQTLAYGPMKPVGLVDPRTGTESHAVVQLRMEDKAGTSWNMVGFQTRLTWGEQKRIFTTCIPGLANAEFLRMGQIHRNTFIDSPRLLGGDLSLKAEPRLFFAGQITGVEGYVESAACGYLTALAVYARLTGTGFVPPPATTALGALYRHVTGEAHPPDYDYQPSNIIFGLFPPLEGRFKKADKRVKYAERARADLATWLPSVPPADEPRRSA, from the coding sequence GTGAAGTTTCAGCGGGTGACGGTGATTGGCGGGGGCCTCGCGGGCAGCGAGTGCGCCTGGCAACTGGCGAGGCGCGGAGTGCCGGTGACGCTGCGGGAGATGAAGCCCCAGCGCCGATCGCCCGCGCACAAGACGGACGCGTTCGCGGAGCTGGTGTGCTCCAACTCGTTGCGCTCGGACAACCCGGAGAGCGCCATCGGCCTGCTGCACGCGGAGTTGCGCGCGCTGTCCTCGGTGATCCTCGGCAGCGCGGACGCGCACCGGGTGCCGGCCGGTGACGCGCTGGCGGTGGAGCGGGATGCCTTCTCCGCGGCGGTGACGCGCGCGGTGCACGAGGCCCCGGGCGTGGAGGTGGTGGCGGGCGAGGTGGACGCGCTGCCCGAGGGCGTGGTGGTGGTGGCCACCGGGCCCCTCACCTCGGATGCGCTCACGAAGGAGCTCGAGCGCTACGTGGGCGAGAAGCTCTATTTCTACGACTCCATCGCCCCCATCGTGTCCGGGGACTCCATCGACATGAACATCGCCTTCCGGGCGAGCCGCTACGGCAAGGGCGGGGGCGATGACTACATCAACCTGCCGCTCAACGAGGCCGAGTACACGCGCTTCATCGCCGAGGTGAAGGCGGGCCAGAAGCTCGAGCCGCACGCTTTCGAGGAACCCCGCTACTTCGAAGGGTGTCTGCCCATCGAGGTCATGGTGGAGCGAGGCGATCAGACGCTGGCCTACGGGCCGATGAAGCCGGTGGGCCTGGTGGATCCCCGCACGGGCACCGAGTCCCACGCGGTGGTGCAGCTGCGCATGGAGGACAAGGCGGGCACGTCGTGGAACATGGTGGGCTTCCAGACGCGCCTGACGTGGGGTGAGCAGAAGCGCATCTTCACCACCTGCATTCCGGGCCTGGCCAACGCCGAGTTCCTGCGCATGGGGCAGATCCACCGCAACACCTTCATCGACTCGCCGCGGCTGCTCGGCGGGGACTTGTCGCTCAAGGCCGAGCCGCGGCTGTTCTTCGCGGGGCAGATCACCGGAGTGGAGGGGTACGTGGAGTCGGCGGCATGCGGCTACCTCACGGCGCTGGCGGTGTACGCGCGGCTGACGGGGACCGGGTTCGTGCCGCCGCCGGCCACCACGGCCCTGGGCGCGCTCTACCGCCACGTGACGGGCGAGGCGCACCCGCCGGACTACGACTACCAGCCCTCCAACATCATCTTCGGGTTGTTTCCGCCCCTGGAGGGACGCTTCAAGAAGGCGGACAAGCGGGTGAAGTACGCGGAGCGGGCGCGCGCGGACCTGGCCACGTGGTTGCCGAGCGTGCCCCCCGCCGACGAGCCCCGGAGGAGCGCATGA
- a CDS encoding DNA-processing protein DprA has product MVDVTADRFTAEQRALLALWTVPGLGPRALEHLRAYAQGALARLVACPVRDWVSEAPLPPPVRRRLAELSSLESLATRVLERCARVGMGVAFVGERAYPALLADTVDAPPLLFYRGQVGPPRRRVAMVGSRQPDQGFLPFARTFARQVAEGGVGVVSGAAAGVDRACHWGAMDAGGETWAFLGSALDALDPAQAKLLPHFLARGGVFFSELPPGVRASTTTFPRRNRLIAGASDAVLVLRAGLGSGSLYTAEAGRARGRPVLALPGDVVNEGAAGCNALIRDGHARACLSVQEVWRTVGVDPQRAVPPGEGSWEELSVEARGTYEVLKRVPRSFDEVLVDSQLSPAALLSALVELELSGFVIQHPGRLFERV; this is encoded by the coding sequence ATGGTGGACGTCACGGCGGACAGATTCACGGCGGAGCAACGCGCGCTTCTCGCGCTCTGGACGGTTCCCGGCCTTGGGCCGAGGGCGCTGGAGCACTTGCGCGCGTATGCCCAGGGAGCGCTCGCTCGCCTGGTCGCCTGCCCGGTCCGGGACTGGGTGTCCGAGGCCCCACTGCCTCCTCCCGTCCGTCGCCGGCTCGCCGAGCTTTCCTCCCTGGAGTCCCTGGCGACACGGGTGCTGGAGCGTTGTGCCCGGGTGGGCATGGGGGTGGCCTTCGTGGGAGAGCGGGCCTACCCCGCGCTCCTGGCGGACACCGTGGACGCGCCTCCGCTCCTCTTCTACCGGGGACAGGTGGGGCCGCCGCGTCGACGGGTGGCCATGGTGGGCAGCCGGCAGCCGGATCAGGGATTCCTTCCCTTCGCGAGGACGTTCGCCCGTCAGGTGGCGGAAGGGGGCGTGGGGGTGGTGTCTGGCGCGGCCGCCGGGGTGGACCGGGCTTGTCATTGGGGCGCCATGGACGCGGGTGGCGAGACGTGGGCCTTCCTGGGTTCGGCGCTGGACGCCTTGGATCCCGCCCAGGCGAAGCTGCTGCCGCACTTCCTGGCCCGGGGTGGGGTGTTCTTCAGTGAGTTGCCGCCGGGCGTCCGGGCGAGCACGACGACTTTTCCTCGGCGCAACCGGCTCATCGCTGGCGCGTCCGACGCGGTCCTGGTCCTCCGCGCGGGGCTGGGCTCCGGCAGTCTCTATACGGCGGAGGCGGGGCGGGCGAGGGGCCGGCCCGTCCTGGCCTTGCCGGGTGACGTAGTGAACGAGGGGGCGGCGGGGTGCAACGCGCTCATCCGCGATGGCCACGCCCGGGCCTGCCTCTCCGTTCAAGAAGTCTGGCGCACCGTGGGAGTGGACCCCCAGCGGGCGGTGCCGCCAGGAGAGGGTTCATGGGAAGAACTCTCGGTGGAAGCGAGGGGGACCTACGAGGTGTTGAAGCGGGTTCCCAGGTCATTCGATGAGGTGCTGGTGGACAGCCAGTTGTCCCCCGCGGCGCTCTTGAGCGCCCTGGTGGAGCTGGAGCTGTCGGGATTCGTCATCCAGCACCCTGGCAGGTTGTTCGAGAGGGTTTGA
- the topA gene encoding type I DNA topoisomerase has protein sequence MATRTKKTATAGEQEVEETATSGKAAKKPAARKKTTAKKTTAKKASAKKAAAKKTASRGKGKKGELATVEASAEEEGDEAPSRRGKGPHYLVVVESPAKAKTIKKYLGSGYTVKASVGHILDLPKSKMGVDLEKEFEPQYEVIKGKEKVLGELKKAAQGVDKVFLATDPDREGEAIAWHINQQLRHPDSYRVMFNEITKPAIQEAIANPRQLSQDNYDSQQTRRILDRLVGYQISPILWKKVRRGLSAGRVQSVAVRLICERESEIKAFVPQEYWTLDALLEGPSGPPPFKAKLSRVDGKKVDLRDAATTRGLVEELRNASFTVTKVDKRERRRNAPAPFITSKLQQEAANRLHFTAKKTMALAQRLYEGVLLGEEGQTALITYMRTDSTRLSDQAVAGVRDFILQTYGQDYLPEAPVVYRTKKGAQDAHEAIRPTSLEYPPAKVKAAFDAMNDDMAADMFRLYELIWNRFVACQTKPAVYDQTSADITSGRATFRASGSTLKFPGYLAVYGASLTPEEEAAQEKARAAGDETADDGVGDLPVLNDGDALSLQKLVDEQHFTQPPPRFSEATLVKELEERGIGRPSTYAAILSTIQDKKYAEKIEGRFRPTDLGLICNDLLVKHFPHELDVTFTASMEEKLDQISEGEANWKTVLKDFYAPFKETLEKAETEMRDVKREEVKTDVACEKCGNIMVIKWGKMGHFLACSNYPDCKNTKDFKRDAEGKIVIVEEETTDELCENCGKNMVVKRGRFGKFLACSGYPDCKTSKPISIGVTCPDCKQGYLTERRSRFGKIFFGCNRYPDCKFAAWDRPLAEACPQCQSPYLLQKFSKRDGPFVACPNKECDYRRQIEEPGAVPAASGTSPSPDASSAA, from the coding sequence ATGGCGACGCGCACGAAGAAGACCGCCACGGCGGGCGAGCAGGAGGTCGAGGAGACGGCGACCTCCGGGAAGGCAGCCAAGAAGCCGGCGGCGCGCAAGAAGACCACCGCCAAGAAGACCACCGCGAAGAAGGCGTCCGCGAAGAAGGCGGCCGCGAAGAAGACCGCCTCGCGGGGCAAGGGCAAGAAGGGCGAGCTGGCCACGGTGGAGGCCTCGGCGGAGGAAGAGGGCGACGAGGCTCCCTCCCGGCGGGGCAAGGGACCGCACTACCTCGTGGTCGTCGAGTCGCCCGCCAAGGCCAAGACGATCAAGAAGTACCTGGGCTCGGGCTACACGGTGAAGGCGTCCGTGGGCCACATCCTGGACCTGCCCAAGAGCAAGATGGGCGTGGACCTGGAGAAGGAGTTCGAGCCCCAGTACGAGGTCATCAAGGGCAAGGAGAAGGTGCTCGGCGAGCTCAAGAAGGCCGCCCAGGGCGTGGACAAGGTCTTCCTGGCCACCGACCCGGATCGCGAGGGCGAGGCCATCGCCTGGCACATCAACCAGCAGTTGCGGCACCCGGACTCCTACCGGGTGATGTTCAACGAGATCACCAAGCCGGCCATCCAGGAGGCCATCGCCAACCCGCGCCAGCTGAGCCAGGACAACTACGACTCCCAGCAGACGCGGCGCATCCTCGACCGGCTCGTGGGCTATCAGATTTCGCCCATCCTCTGGAAGAAGGTCCGCCGGGGCCTGTCCGCGGGCCGCGTGCAGTCGGTGGCCGTGCGCCTCATCTGCGAGCGCGAGAGCGAGATCAAGGCCTTCGTCCCCCAGGAGTACTGGACGCTGGACGCGCTGCTGGAAGGACCCTCGGGGCCTCCGCCCTTCAAGGCGAAGCTGTCCCGCGTGGACGGCAAGAAGGTGGACCTGAGGGACGCGGCCACCACCCGGGGCCTGGTGGAGGAGCTGAGGAACGCGTCCTTCACCGTGACCAAGGTGGACAAGCGCGAGCGGCGCCGCAACGCGCCCGCTCCCTTCATCACCTCCAAGCTGCAGCAGGAGGCGGCCAACCGCCTGCACTTCACCGCCAAGAAGACCATGGCGCTCGCCCAGCGGCTCTATGAAGGCGTGCTGCTCGGCGAGGAGGGCCAGACGGCGCTCATCACGTACATGCGTACGGACTCCACCCGTCTGTCGGATCAGGCGGTGGCGGGCGTGCGCGACTTCATCCTCCAGACGTACGGCCAGGACTACCTGCCGGAAGCGCCCGTGGTGTACCGCACCAAGAAGGGCGCCCAGGACGCGCACGAGGCCATCCGTCCCACCTCGCTCGAGTACCCGCCCGCCAAGGTCAAGGCCGCGTTCGACGCGATGAACGACGACATGGCCGCGGACATGTTCCGCCTCTACGAGCTCATCTGGAACCGCTTCGTGGCGTGCCAGACGAAGCCGGCCGTGTATGACCAGACGAGCGCGGACATCACCTCGGGCCGGGCCACCTTCCGCGCCTCGGGCTCCACGCTCAAGTTCCCCGGCTACCTGGCCGTCTACGGCGCCAGCCTCACCCCCGAGGAGGAGGCCGCCCAGGAGAAGGCGCGCGCCGCGGGCGACGAGACCGCCGACGACGGGGTGGGGGACCTGCCCGTGCTCAACGACGGCGACGCGCTCAGCCTGCAGAAGCTCGTTGACGAGCAGCACTTCACCCAGCCTCCGCCGCGCTTCTCCGAGGCCACCCTGGTCAAGGAGCTGGAGGAGCGGGGCATTGGCCGCCCGTCGACCTACGCCGCCATCCTCTCCACCATCCAGGACAAGAAGTACGCGGAGAAGATCGAGGGCCGCTTCCGTCCCACGGACCTCGGGCTCATCTGCAACGATCTGCTGGTCAAGCACTTCCCCCACGAGCTGGACGTGACGTTCACCGCCAGCATGGAGGAGAAGCTCGATCAGATCTCCGAGGGCGAGGCCAACTGGAAGACCGTGCTCAAGGACTTCTACGCGCCCTTCAAGGAGACGCTCGAGAAGGCCGAGACGGAGATGCGCGACGTCAAGCGCGAGGAAGTGAAGACCGATGTGGCCTGCGAGAAGTGCGGCAACATCATGGTGATCAAGTGGGGGAAGATGGGCCACTTCCTGGCCTGCTCGAACTACCCCGACTGCAAGAACACCAAGGACTTCAAGCGCGACGCGGAGGGCAAGATCGTCATCGTGGAGGAGGAGACCACGGACGAGCTCTGTGAGAACTGCGGCAAGAACATGGTGGTGAAGCGCGGCCGCTTCGGGAAGTTCCTCGCCTGTTCGGGCTACCCGGATTGCAAGACGTCCAAGCCCATCTCCATTGGCGTGACGTGCCCGGACTGCAAGCAGGGCTACCTCACCGAGCGCCGCAGCCGCTTCGGGAAGATCTTCTTCGGCTGCAACCGCTACCCGGACTGCAAGTTCGCCGCGTGGGACAGGCCGCTCGCCGAGGCCTGTCCGCAGTGCCAGTCGCCCTACCTGTTGCAGAAGTTCTCCAAGCGGGACGGCCCGTTCGTGGCCTGCCCCAACAAGGAGTGCGACTACCGCCGTCAGATCGAGGAGCCTGGGGCCGTCCCCGCGGCCAGTGGCACGAGCCCCTCGCCGGATGCCTCCTCGGCGGCGTGA
- a CDS encoding tetratricopeptide repeat protein, which translates to MVALQAEMRAMRESQSRLEKRLERMELHASVRQARASQATAESTTSPEAPPAPAFTTPELTVVKLKPRVEPAPRLPVQVAVVEPSSDDMEMFISNGSSDEPDEAVDIGPANSPDNAVLEATFEQAMAALRTGNVEGGVNNLLGFAEKNPRHARADNALYFSGLGQMGLKDHASAAKTFERLIERYPAGDAVLDGMLRLAECRLRLDQKDDARALYTRILTQFPGTAAATQAEQRLASLSH; encoded by the coding sequence CGGCTCGAGCGCATGGAGTTGCATGCGAGCGTCCGCCAGGCGCGCGCCTCCCAGGCCACCGCCGAGTCCACGACTTCCCCCGAGGCCCCTCCGGCGCCCGCGTTCACGACCCCCGAGTTGACGGTGGTCAAGCTCAAGCCCCGCGTCGAGCCCGCGCCCAGGCTGCCCGTGCAGGTGGCCGTCGTCGAGCCCTCGTCCGATGACATGGAGATGTTCATCAGCAACGGCTCCTCCGACGAGCCGGATGAGGCGGTGGACATCGGGCCCGCCAACTCGCCGGACAACGCCGTGCTGGAGGCCACCTTCGAACAGGCCATGGCGGCGCTGCGCACCGGCAACGTGGAGGGCGGGGTGAACAACCTGCTCGGCTTCGCGGAGAAGAATCCGCGCCATGCCCGCGCCGACAACGCGCTGTATTTCAGTGGCCTCGGGCAGATGGGGCTCAAGGACCACGCTTCCGCGGCCAAGACGTTCGAGCGGCTCATCGAGCGCTACCCGGCCGGTGACGCCGTGCTCGATGGGATGCTGCGGCTGGCCGAGTGCCGGCTGCGGCTCGACCAGAAAGACGACGCCCGGGCCCTCTATACCCGTATCCTCACCCAGTTTCCGGGCACGGCCGCCGCTACCCAGGCGGAGCAGCGGCTCGCGTCCCTCTCGCACTAA
- a CDS encoding TraR/DksA family transcriptional regulator: MTRADELMNIRNLLQRRRRAILSANEGTHRELSALKDQERDPEYEEQAQAELADYTLSTLMESQRREVMLIDAALRRMDMGVFGECVDCGGDISIERLEALPFAIRCEEDASLHELDMRGGHQQSIPTL, encoded by the coding sequence ATGACCCGAGCCGACGAGCTGATGAACATCCGCAATCTCCTGCAGCGGCGGCGCCGCGCCATCCTGAGCGCGAACGAGGGGACGCACCGGGAGCTGAGCGCGCTCAAGGACCAGGAGCGGGATCCCGAGTACGAGGAGCAGGCCCAGGCGGAGCTGGCGGACTACACCCTGTCCACGCTGATGGAGTCGCAACGGCGCGAGGTGATGCTCATCGACGCGGCGCTCAGGCGCATGGACATGGGCGTGTTCGGCGAGTGCGTGGACTGTGGCGGCGACATCTCCATCGAGCGGCTGGAGGCCCTGCCCTTCGCCATCCGCTGCGAGGAGGACGCGAGCCTCCACGAGCTCGACATGCGAGGGGGCCACCAGCAGTCCATCCCCACCCTCTAG
- a CDS encoding LysM peptidoglycan-binding domain-containing protein, whose amino-acid sequence MRSRILSSLLFATVLAPPVWAQNADDAQQEPETTDETQGSDVVDEPSRPARSGQLTLPPGTQGRESAPGERHTVERGDTLWDLSQRYLGSPWYWPKVWSYNPEIANPHWIYPGNNVRFFPAGEEVPSRVEAGTGPVSSGNSDSDFSEVEPAVAGVEVSGDLSYKPKAARTVTTLAFVTTRELDEAGRIEGSSTGAEMLSFPDVTYVRFKRKTDAKVGEKYVVFHTAQQVMHPVTGKPVGYLTEFVGTVRVTALGDNYVKAQVMDTWDPVTRGDLVGPYGDRMSEAVVPRRNEKEIKGVVVTSLVPYQTLTAEHYFLVIDKGSADGVQPGNVFTITRQGDPARERVLKLELPGTKKNQPAPFPTENIALCLVTEVKDRASNCVLTKSIQEVGPGDEAIMRLESAPTALR is encoded by the coding sequence ATGCGCTCGCGGATCCTCTCCTCGCTCCTCTTCGCCACCGTCCTCGCGCCGCCCGTCTGGGCCCAGAACGCGGACGACGCGCAGCAGGAACCCGAGACCACCGACGAGACCCAGGGCAGCGACGTCGTCGACGAGCCCTCGCGTCCCGCGCGCTCCGGCCAGCTCACGCTGCCCCCGGGTACCCAGGGCCGTGAGTCCGCTCCCGGCGAGCGGCACACCGTGGAGCGCGGCGACACGCTGTGGGATCTGTCCCAGCGCTACCTGGGCAGCCCGTGGTACTGGCCCAAGGTCTGGTCCTACAACCCCGAGATCGCCAATCCGCACTGGATCTACCCGGGCAACAACGTGCGCTTCTTCCCCGCGGGCGAGGAAGTGCCCTCGCGGGTGGAGGCGGGCACCGGTCCCGTGTCGAGCGGCAATTCGGACTCGGACTTCTCGGAGGTGGAGCCCGCGGTCGCCGGCGTCGAGGTGTCGGGTGACCTCAGCTACAAGCCCAAGGCCGCGCGCACGGTGACGACGCTGGCGTTCGTGACCACGCGCGAGCTGGACGAGGCGGGCCGCATCGAGGGCTCCTCCACCGGCGCGGAGATGTTGTCCTTCCCGGACGTCACCTACGTGCGCTTCAAGCGCAAGACGGACGCGAAGGTCGGTGAGAAGTACGTGGTGTTCCACACCGCCCAGCAGGTGATGCACCCGGTGACGGGCAAGCCGGTGGGCTACCTCACCGAGTTCGTGGGCACGGTGCGCGTGACGGCGCTGGGTGACAACTACGTCAAGGCCCAGGTCATGGACACGTGGGATCCCGTCACGCGCGGTGATCTGGTGGGCCCCTACGGCGACCGCATGTCCGAGGCGGTGGTGCCCCGCCGCAACGAGAAGGAAATCAAGGGCGTCGTCGTCACCTCGCTGGTGCCCTACCAGACGCTGACGGCCGAGCACTACTTCCTGGTGATCGACAAGGGCAGCGCGGATGGCGTCCAGCCGGGCAATGTCTTCACCATCACCCGCCAGGGCGATCCCGCCCGCGAGCGCGTGCTCAAGCTGGAGCTGCCCGGCACCAAGAAGAACCAGCCGGCGCCGTTCCCGACGGAGAACATCGCCCTGTGCCTCGTGACCGAGGTCAAGGACCGCGCCTCCAACTGCGTCCTCACGAAGTCCATCCAGGAAGTGGGCCCCGGCGACGAGGCCATCATGCGCCTGGAGTCGGCCCCCACCGCGCTGCGGTGA